The DNA segment AATCCTAAAGGGCCTTTACAAGGTGTTTACCGTGTTTTAAGGGGAGGCTGTTGGAAGAGCTTAAAAGAAGACTTGCGTTGTTCAAGACGGCATCGGAATAATCCAGGTACCGTAAATGGAACTTATGGCTTTCGTTGTGCTGCGGATGTCCAATAATAAAGGATACCTATGATTGCTGTATTATTTGTGTGCCTAGGTAATATTTGTCGCTCACCAGCTGCTGAAGGAATTTTACGTCACCTCATTAATCAAGAGGTTGCTTTAAAAAATGTGAAAGTGCAAAGCTGTGGGTTAGGCTCATGGCACGTAGGGCAACTTCCTGATGCACGTATGAGGCAGGCAGCTTCCAGGCGTGGCATTTATCTAACTTCTCAGGCGCAAGCCTTTCATCAAAAATTTTTAGAAAATTTTGATTACATTTTTGCTGCCGATCAGGAAATTTTGCATCATTTATACTTGCAAGCTAAAAGTGTTAAGCAAAAAGAGAAAATTCATCTATTAACTGCCTTTAGCCAAATCTATCATCATCAAAACATCCCTGATCCTTTTTATAAGGGAGATACAGCTTTTGAGCAGGTATTGGATATGATCGAAGAGGCTTGCAAAGGATTTATCGAGCATTTAAAAGCTTCAAATAAGCATACGGAAGTCCCTTAAATAGTGCTTAATCGAGCTCTTTTTTTTCATTTTTTTTAAGCAAGTGTAACCATTAAATTGAATTGATTGCCTAGGGGAATAGCCTTTACTCAATATCAAATTTATGGTAAAATAAGCTCTTTTCCAATGCTAGTCTTATAGGAATGAAAGTTTATGAAATTACTGTTATCTAAGCCTCGGGGATTTTGCGCAGGCGTGGAGCGGGCTATTGAGACAGTAGAAAAAGCTCTTTCTTTATGGGGTCGCCCTATTTATGTGAAACACGAAATAGTTCATAATAAACATGTGGTAGAAAGTTTGAAAGCTAAAGGTGCCATCTTCATAGAAGAGGTGAATGAAGTTCCTATGGGTTCGCGCCTCATTTATTCAGCGCATGGCGTATCACCAGCTGTACGTGCCGCGGCTCAAAAACGTAATTTGATTGAAATTGATGCCACCTGTGGCTTAGTCACCAGAGTTCACTCTGCTGTTAAACGCTTTGCTAATTTGGGATATCAGATCATATTAATTGGCCATCGCCATCATGTGGAGATTATCGGAACCGCTGGAGAAGCTCCGGATGTAACCACTATTGTGGAATCTGTGGAAGATGTAGAAAATCTTACCTTTCAAAGCAATGATAAGCTTTTTTACATTACCCAAACAACTTTAAGCCTGGATGATGTGGGAGAAATTACGCAAGCTTTGATAGCAAAATATTCTCATATTGTTACTCTGCCTAGTTCTTCTATCTGTTATGCCACTACAAATAGACAGCTTGCCTTGCGCGAGATTACGGATGCTACTGATTTAGTTTTAGTAGTTGGCGATCCCCAAAGTTCTAATTCAAACCGTTTACGTGAATTAGCAGCTAATAAAGGAATTGCTTCCTATTTAATCAATGATGATAGCGAAATTGATCCCCAGTGGATGAAAGATGTAAAAATTATAGGCCTTACAGCGGGCGCATCTACTCCTGAGGGAATTGTACAAGATTGTATTAAGAAACTTATTACTTTAGGGGTTAAAGAGGTTGAAGATGTAGTGTTTACTACGGAAGATGTTGTTTTTCAACTTCCAAAGCCTATCGTTAATGCGCGTTTTGGAGCTTAAAGTGCATGCTTAGAGAGAGAAAGCTAAAAACTAGTTTGCAAAAATGCTCATATTTATTCTAACTTTTACTTCCTTAAACTTTTTTATTAATTCTGATCATTTAGCGAAGGTAAATGAAGAGTTTACTTTAGCATTGCCTATAAGTTAGGTAGAGGAAAACAAAGCATAAAAAACGCTTGATAAGACGAGACCTTTTATGTTAAAAAGCTTACTTTTTTAAAGGAATTAAACGGTGCAAAGAGCAATTCGGAGAACTCCTAAGAATTATGATGGCACTGCAATTACCACGCACAAAATTTCGGATGTGCTTTCTCAGCTCGTTTTTCAAATTCGCGAGAATTATCATCATCGTCCAGATCTTGTGTTAGCAGCATGGCCTGAAGTCATTGGAGCTAAGCTAGCCTCTATGACACAAGCCATGTCTTTTATGGATGGCGTTCTGCATGTTAAAGTAAAAAACTCTACTTTACACAGTCTTTTAAGCCAAAATGATAAAAATCGAATTATAGCTAGTTTAAAAACCAAGTTCCCTCATATTCATCTTAAGAACATCGTTTTTCGGATTGGATGATAAATATTATAGGATATATGCATGACTAACGATACGTTAAGTTCAGAAGGTGCTAAGCAAGTAACTAAAGAGTACGATGCTAGCTCTATCACAGTCTTAGAAGGGTTACAAGCTGTTAGAGAGCGCCCTGGTATGTACGTAGGCGATACCTCTTCTAATGGCTTGCATCAGCTGGTGTATGAAGCCGTAGATAACTGTATTGATGAAGCAATGGCAGGCTATTGCACCGCCATTTGCGTGACCCTTCATAAAGATGGCTCTGCGACTATTGAAGATAATGGCCGGGGTATCCCTGTGGAAAAGCATGAAAAAGAATCGATCAAACAGGGCCGTGATGTTTCAGCTGTAGAAGTGGTGATGACTATTTTACACGCTGGTGGTAAATTTGATAAAAACACTTACAAAGTCTCAGGTGGCTTACATGGTGTAGGCGTTTCTTGTGTCTGTGCCCTTTCTAAAAAGATGATTGTCCAGGTTTACAAAAACAACCAAACTTATGAGATTGAATTTTCTCAAGGGCATGTGGTAAAACCTCTAGAACAAATGGGCGAGACCACAAAGCGGGGAACTAAGATAACATTCTGGCCGGATGATACTATTCTATCAGTCGTAGAATTCGACTATGATATTTTAGCCAAACGTTTAAGAGAATTGGCGTTTCTCAATAAAGGAATCAATATTTATTTTCATGATGAAAGAAATGAAGATAAAGATGATGTGCATTTTTGTTATGGTGGCGGTCTTTCTTCCTTTGTATCTTACCTAAATGAAAACAAAAACGTCCTTTTTCCTGAGCCCTTATACTTTTCTGGATCTAGACCCGGTGACGACGCTCCTATTGAATTTGAAGTAGCGATGCAATGGAACGATACTTATACTGAGTCCATCTTTTCTTATGTCAATAATATTGCTACACGACATGGAGGAACTCATCTTACTGGCTATTCAACGGCTCTTACAAGGGTATTAAATAGCTATATTAAAAGCCATAATCTCCTTAAATCAGATAAAATATCGATTAGTGGGGAAGACATGCGAGAAGGCTTAACAGCTGTCATTTCTGTTAAAGTTGCCAATCCTCAATTTGAAGGCCAGACCAAGCAGCGTTTAGGTAATAGCGATGTAGGCTCAGTCGTCCAGCAAATTGTTGGTGAAGAGTTAGCCATCTACCTTGATGAGCATCCCGCAATCGCCAAAACTATTTCGGACAAAGCCATTCTTGCTGCACAAGCTCGGGAAGCTGCTCGTAAAGCACGAGAATTGACCTTGCGTAAATCTGCTTTAGATAGTGGACGTCTACCTGGAAAGCTTACAGACTGTCAAGAAAAAGATCCTAAACTATGCGAGATTTATATTGTGGAAGGTGATTCAGCAGGAGGCTCTGCTAAAAATGGTAGGGACAGACGTTTCCAGGCTATCTTGCCTATTCGCGGAAAGATTCTTAATGTAGAAAAAGCTCGTTTGGAAAAAATTCTTCAGAACACCGAAGTAGGAACAATCATTTCTGCTTTAGGATGTGGCATTGGCCTTGATGGTTTTCACCTGGAAAAACTGCGTTACCATAAAATTATTATCATGACGGATGCGGATGTGGATGGCTCGCATATCCGTACTCTGCTTCTCACCTTCTTTTATCGTCACATGCCTGCTTTAGTAGAGAATAACTTTATCTACATTGCTCAACCTCCTCTATATAGAGTATCTAGGAAAAAGACTAGCCGCTATATTCATTCCGAAAAAGAGATGGATGAATACTTGTTGGAATTAGGGATTAGCGATGTGAAAATGAGACTTCCTAAAGATCAAGAGCCTATGTCTATTCCCCAGATGAAGGATTTACTTCAGCTGATGGTAGAGCTAGAATCCTTTGTTTTGCGCATGGAGCGTAAAGGAATCACTTTTCGAGAATTTCTTCATGCAAAAAATCCTCAAGGGATGCTACCTCGTTTTCAGGTTACGCTGCCTGATGGTGTACACTTTGCTTATTCATTAGATGAATTTGAAGAGCTTAAAGAACGTAATGAGTGCTTGCAAAAGACTCAGCATGAACAAACCTTAGCCTCTATTCCTGAAGAAGAAATTACTCCGGAAATGAGAATTTTTAGAGCTACGCGTCTTAATTTTATGGAATTATATGAAGAAGAGCATCTTGAACAGCTAAATAATAAGCTGGCAAGCTTTGGGTATGACTTGACTTATTATCTTATTGCTAATGGAACAATTATGGAAATTAAGGAAGATAACCATACCCATAATTTTTCTACCCTTCACGAAATCCTTGATTTTTTAAGGATAAATGGCCGTAAAGGCATTGAAATTCAACGTTATAAAGGCTTAGGTGAAATGAATGCAGATCAGCTTTGGGAGACGACAATGGATCCAATTAAAAGATCATTGCTGCGCGTGACCCTTCCTGATGTGATAGCTGCTGATCACATGTTTACCATGCTGATGGGTGAGGAAGTGCCTCCCCGGCGAGCTTTCATAGAACAGCATGCACTTTCTGTAAAAAACTTAGATATATAATCTAACAAATCGTCAACTTTAAGGTGAATATGTCGTATACGAAAAATGAGGTGATTATCCCTCGTAATGTCGAAGATGAAATGAAAGACAGCTATTTGCGTTATTCGATGTCTGTAATTATTTCACGCGCCTTACCAGATGTTCGCGATGGATTAAAGCCTTCTCAGCGTCGTATTCTTTATGCGATGCGGCAGCTAAACTTGTCGCCAGGCGCTAAACATCGTAAATGCGCAAAAATATCAGGGGATACTTCCGGAGATTATCATCCCCATGGTGAAATGGTCATCTACCCCACTTTAGTGCGTATGGCGCAAGGCTGGGTGATGCGCTACACTTTAATTGATGGCCAAGGGAACTTCGGTTCGATTGATGGCGACCCTCCTGCTGCTATGCGTTATACCGAAGCACGACTCACTCATGCTTCTATGCAATTAATGGAAGATTTGGATAAAGATACGGTAGATCATGTTCCTAACTATGATGAAACCAAGAAAGAACCGGTCGTTTTTCCTGCTAAATTTCCTAATCTGCTATGTAATGGCTCCTCAGGAATTGCGGTAGGTATGGCTACTAATATACCACCCCATAATCTTAATGAGTTAATTAAGGCAACTTTACTTGTGCTAGACCAACCTTTAACTTCTATCGAAGAAATCATGCAAATAATGCCCGGTCCCGATTTTCCTACAGGGGGAATTATTTGTGGATATCGGGGAGTGAAAGAAGCTTTTCATACAGGCCATGGTAAAATCATTCTACGGGGTGTCATCCGTGTAGAAGAAATGGAAGATAACCCGGACCGCCAGCGCTTGGTCATCGATGAAATTCCTTATAATCTTAATAAATCTCGTCTGATTGAACAGATTGCAGACCTGATCAATAGTAAAACTCTGGCAGGAGTATCTGATTTACGCGATGAATCCGATAAAGAGGGGATGCGGATTGTGTTGGAATTGAAACGAAACGAAGTCCCTGAGGTGACCATCAATCAGCTTTATAAATTCAGCGATATGGAAACTACTTTTGGATGCCATATGTTGGCCTTGGATAAAGGTCTACCGCGTATTATGAATGTAAAAAACATTATTAGTGCTTGGATTGAGCATCGTATAGAAGTTATTCGCCGTCGTACCCGTTTTGAATTGGCTAAAGCTGAGGCACGCGCGCATATCTTGGAAGGTTATTTAAAAGCTATTGATCATTTAGATGAGGTTGTGAGATTGATCCGTGCCAGCAATAACCGCGAGGAGGCTAAACAATCTTTAATTGACAGGTTTGCCTTTTCGGATAAGCAAGCTATGGCAATTTTGGATTTACGTTTATATCAATTGACGGCTTTAGAGCATGACAAAATTAATGAAGAGTACCAAAGTTTATTAGAGAAAATCAACTATTTTAAAGCTGTGCTTGCAAGCGAGCTTATGGTCCGCCAAATTATTAAAGATGAACTTAATGAAATCCAAGAAAAGCATAAATCTCCCCGTAAAACTCAGATAATTGCGGCCGAAAGCGAGATGAATATGGAAGATTTGATCGCTAATGAGCCAGTGATCATCACCATTTCGGAAGATGACTACATCAAACGTATGCCCATGGATACTTTCCGCGAACAAAGGCGAGGGGGTCAAGGAGTTGCAGGCATGCAGATGAAGCGTGAGGACGATACAATTAAAGGCTTGTATGTGGCCACCATGCATGACTATCTATTGATTTTTACGAATCTTGGGCGTTGCTATTGGATAAAAGTCTGGCAGATACCCGAATCGAGTCGTAAATCTAAAGGTAAACCGCTCGTTAACTTGCTAGAAGATATTCAACCTAATGAAAAGATTGCCACCATCATGCGTGTTTCTTCTTTTGATGAGCAAGCCTATATATTGATGGCTACACGTCAAGGCGTGGTTAAAAAATCTGAGCTCAGCCACTTTAGCAATCCACGTCGTAAAGGTATATGGGCGCTAGATGTAGATGAAGGTGACGAGGTGGTAGCAGCACGCTTAGTAAAAGAAGAATATCAAGTGATGATATTTACCCATAGGGGTATGGCCGTTCGCTTTGCTGAGGATAAGGTTAGGCCTATGGGTCGCATGGCTCGAGGGGTAAAAGGAGTTAGCCTAAGAGAAGAGAATGATTATGTCGTCAGCTGTGAAGTCGTAAAAGGAGATGAAACCATTCTTGTCGTTTGCGAAAATGGCTTTGGCAAGCGCTCCCTCGTAGAAGACTTTAGGCAAACAAATCGTGGTGGCGTAGGAGTACGTTCAATTGTGACTAGTGAGCGTAATGGAAATGTGGTGGGGGCCCTTTGTGTAGCTGATGGCGATGGCATGGTCATGATGACCGCAAGTGGACAAGCTATCCGTATTAGTATGCGCGAATTACGCGTGCTCGGACGTAATACCCAAGGAGTTAGGCTAGCCAACTTACGTGATAATGATTATCTTGTGGCTATTCAGAAAGTGAAAAGTGCAGAAGAAAGTATAGAAGATGCGAGCGTAGCTGTAGCCATAGAAGAAGAAAATCCTGATAGAACAACAACAGGCACAGAAATCGATTTAGAAGGCCCTACTACTCCTATAGATTCAGAAACTTTGGAAGAAAATAACAGCTTATGACATTATTTATCACAATAGAAGGTGGTGAAGGGGCAGGCAAAACAACTCTTATAGAGAAGCTAGCTGCCGTTTTAACATCACTTGGGTACGAGGTAGTGAAAACTCGGGAACCGGGAGGTTCTCGATTAAGCACTCATATTAGAGAATGGCTTCTTAATCGAAACGCTGATCTACCGATTGGGTATAAAGCTGAATTGCTACTATTTTTAGCAGCGCGTGCCCAACACCTGGAGGAATTGATTAAGCCTGCTCTTGAAAAAGGAAAAGTGGTGCTCTGCGATCGTTTTAATGATTCTACAATTGTTTATCAGGGCATAGGCCGGGGCCTAGGAATGGCTTATGTTAAGCAAATTTGTGAGTGTGTGAGTGAAAATTTAATTCCCGACCTCACTTTATTTTTAGATGTCGATCCGCAGATTGGCCTCATGCGCACGCGAAAGGCTTCTAAGGAGAATGCAGGGCGAGGAGAAGTAGACCGCATTGAGGCGGAGCGTTTAGATTTCCATAAACGTGTACGCCAAGGATTTTTGAGTTTAGCTAGGCAATCTCCTGAGCGCATTCAGGTCATTGACGCTAATCAACCCGAAGATGCTGTCTTTCGTCAGGCTAAGCAGTGGTTGGAAGAAAAATTAATCCATTTAAAAAAACTATAAGTTAATTTGCTTAATAATAGTTTAATTATCCTCCTTTTTAATACGAAGGTTGTAAGGTAACCTTAGGTATGACGAGCAATATGAGAGAAATTTTTGACCACATTCTAGGTAATGAGCACGTAAAAGATTATCTAGTGAATATGGTTCAAAAGCAAGCCATTGGGCATTCTCTCTTGTTTGCAGGCCCTGAAGGAGCTTGCAAGGATCAATTTGCCTTTTCCTTGGCAAAATTGCTAATGGGAGAAAACTCTTATTCAAGAATTGATAAAAATGTCCACCCCGATGTTCATATTTACCGCCCTGAGGGTAAAATGGGGATGCACAGTATTGCTTCGATGCGTCAATTCTGTGAAGAGGTCTATTTGCCCCCCTATGAAAGCCCTTGGAAAATCTTTATGCTCTATGATGCCGAAAGGATGTTAAATTATAGTGCAAATGCTTTACTTAAAACATTTGAAGAACCAGCTTTAAATAGTCTTATTATCTTACTTTCTAGTCATGCTCATGCTCTTTTACCTACCATTTTGTCACGATGCCGTACGATTCGTTTTCAATCTCTCAATAAAAATGTTGCTTCCAAGATAAAGGATCCAAGCCGTAATCAAATTTTGTCATTACTGGCTGAAGGCAAAATGGCTACCTATACCAAACTTTCCTCATATGCTTCTCAAATTGCCCATCAAATTGAAGAGGTTCAAAAGGGAGAAGAAAAAGCTAGAATAGCCGAAATTCAAAAAGTATCGACCGATCAGATGAATGCCTATCAGAAGAATTTAGTTGAAAAAGAAACAGAAGGTGCAATAGCTATGCAGGTAAATCAGCAGGCCATAGCGTTATTAAAAAATATTTTATCTTGGTATCGCGATTTACATTTATTACATGCCGGGGGACGCTTAGAATTGCTAGAAAACCCTGATTTTCATAAACAGCTTCTTCAAGCTTATCAACGAGGCGAAATTCTACCCTTAGAGTTTGTTGAGGAAAAAATTATGAATGTTCAAAAAAGCCTGGAAAGATCAACTTCTTTAAGCTATTGCTTAGAAAGGCTCTTTTTAGAGCTTCAGCTGCTTTAGATAGAGCTCGTGTTGGATAGATGCAAAAGATTTGTCCGCTTCCATCAAAAAGAATTCCCTTTTTCCAGCTGGCTGAAAAATTCCGCAAGAGGTTTAAGGTAAAAAAAAAGAGCTTCTTTCATAATTTCTGTAGAGGAAAAACAGAAATTTTTTAATGAAATGAAGCTCTTTAAAGATCTTATTTAAAAGTTAGGTACATTAGCTGGAGTTAAGTTTAAAAAGGGGATAAGCTCCTCTCTTGTTTCCTTGTACTTCATCTGTGATGGCTAAAAAGCTCCTTAAATTTATATTCCTTAACGATTCTCTTCACGAACTCCTCTAATTCTGCCGGCGGCTTCTTTCCTAAAAACTCTAGATATTCTTGGTAATCCTTATGAATAAAAGACCATCCTTCATTTCTTTGAATTAGGCATTCTTTATAAAATTTTTCTCTGCTCTTAGCTGGTTCAAAAAAATCTTTAAAGCTATTTCGAATATCGTTTTTTTCCTGCTCTTTAATTCCAATAAAACTTTCGGGTGGCCAAGGAATAAAAGTCCTGTTACAATTTTTCATTTTCAAGGCTAATTGAACAGAATAAGTCAAAAATTTTTCGGGGGCTATATAGCTCTCTCCCTCAGATTTGACACTTGATCGATAAGCTGTTACACAAGCAAAAACATCGAATAATTCCTTCAAAACAACGAATTTTTTTCTTCCAAAAAACATGCTTTCCAATTCTAGGTCGGGATATTCGCTTAAGTATTTTTTCACAATAATAGGAAGAACCTCCACCGTAATTTTTAGGTGAAAAGGATTGGAAATAACTTTCCCTAAAGAAGAGTCTTTTATTGCTTGAAAGTTATCCAAATACTCTTGTTCGGTCCAAAGAAGGGTTTTATCTTTTTGGCGCTCTGCCACAAATTTTTTTAGATAGGCCACAATTTGGGCTTCGTCAAAGGGAGTAAGACGTAGCCTTTGCAAGTCTTCACCTTGGGGTTTAAAGCATCTTTTCTTTGCTGTTCCTGTTTTACTGACAAAGATAACCTTGGAAATTTCTTTATCTTTAAATCTATTCGTCACATAGATGTTAATTTTTTTAGGGTTTTCAAATCGACGAGAAAATCTGTCAAAGTTAATTTCATCATAAGCATCGCAAATCAACAAAATTTTGCGACCACTTAATTGATTGGCTTGACCTCGATCCACTCCATAAAAATCCAGAGTATGTTCTAGAGCTCTATGAATAGGATCCTTTAACTTGGGAAGGTAGGTATAAAGAGGAAAATAACTTCTATCGGAATAGTTTTTTAAAAGCTGATCCGCTAGCATTTTCATAGCAAGTGTTTTCCCGGCCCCACCTTCGCCTTCAAGATGAAGAGCATAAGCACTTTTATTCCCGAAAAACTCTTTTAATTCCTCTGCCAGAGGTTGCGGATTAGAGAATTGCCGTTCGAAATCGCTAGCTTTAGGAGAGATATAATAGGCTCTTTCTTTCTTAAGTTGATCATCTTTCCTTAATTTTTCTGCAATGCGTTGCATAGTTTCAAAAAGAGGAACTTTTTTAATAGCTTCAGTGAAAAGATCGGTTAGTGGAGCAGGCTCAAAAGAGGTAATTGGACTTTTATCCATTGGCAAAGCATTTACAATTCCCTTAGCTAGCTCTCTAATCTCTTGCTGCGGATGAGTTGTGCAAGTTAATAAATAGCGTTTAGTAATTTCTTGAAGTTGTGTTCTATTCCTCTCTTTCTTTAAGCTAAATGCCTCCTGGGGATTATAATTTTTCTGCGTGTCATTGGCTTGGTAAATTTGTTTAAAAACCTGAACAGCTACCTTTTTTAATTCAAGATCTTCTAAAGAAGCAGAAGGGGGAAAATGAAGCCCTTCCCAAAGTAGATTTACAAACCCCATTAGGAAAAAGGGATGATGGAGCGTCTCTTTTTTTTGAATTTCAACATCTGTACTTAAGGTGTTAATGGCCTTGACAAAGATATGGGGATATTCAAAAAGCGTATAGCGCACTTTAAAGAGCACATTAAACCAATCCTCGGGGAACCACTTTTCTTTAGCCTTTTTCACAATTCCAGGTCCCTGAAAGGCAAAAGCTTTTTGAAAATCTGCTGGAGCCTCGAAAGCCGAGGCAATATGCCAAGGTTCAAACAGGTCAACTGCATCTGCTATCTTTGCTACCGCTCTTAGGAAGTAAAAGGTACGAGAGCATACATCTTTAACGATGTCTCCGGTAGTTTGGTCATCCGATATTTTGAGAAAAGAATTTTCCCCATACTTGGCAAGATAAGCCACCTCTAAGTCTTTATCTTTAGTAAATTGGCTAATCGCCTCATAGGCGTGTATGTATATTTCTTTATCGACGCCTTCAACCTCCTTGATTAACATAGCTTCAATTAGGGCAATGATTACCCTGAGGTGTTGTTTGACTAAAGAATTTTTCTTAGGTTGAGCTGTCGGCGCAAGATTATCTGTTAAAATTTTTAGCATATTCGCAAAATGCGTAGGCTCAAGCCTATTTAAAAATCCTGCTGACATAGAAGAAAACTGAACAGATGGGTGAGGAGGGATTTCTAAACTGTCCTGGTAGATAAATTTTTGAAAATGAACCAAAATGTCTGTCAAGGCGTGTAAAATTTTCTTATCGGTGAGAGGGTTATCCACAAAATGCGTGATCAAACTTTTGAGAATGCGAAATTGATCATACTCCTCCAACTTATCAAATAGTTTGATAACTTCCTTAATCGCCTCTGTCGAAGGTTGCTGAAGCTGGGTAAAGCTATCCACCATCTTCTTAACAATCTTGCCAACTAAGGGATCTATATAGCCTTCACCAGCCAGATAATTAGCCAAGTCCTGAGTATTGCGGATAGAGAACAAAGGCACAGCTCTTGCAAGCAGGTGAGAAGAAGAAATAGATGCAGACGAAGTGGCTTGCTGAAATTCTCCTGAGGCGGGAGCTGTTTGTTGTGTAAGCGGTGCTAAAGTAGTCAGCCGTAAGCAGGGTCCTTTTGCTTCTTGAACTAAGTTAACTTGATATTTAGAGTTAAAATTAGGTAAAATATTGTTACGGATATCTTTATATCGATAATCCTTAAGAGGTCCTAAGTTGAGGCTAATTTGTACTGGATTTCCCTGTGCATCTTTAATATAAGCTTTGCTATCTTCAAGTTTGTCAGGGCATAGCTTTAAATAATATTCTTTTCCCTGGTGGGTCGTGCCTTTTATTCCTATTTCTACCTTAACGGGATATTGCCGATCATAGCTTTCAGCTTCTAAATTTAACTGTTCAATGCTCTTTTCTTTAGATACTTTTACCGCAGGATGCTGTCGAATCATCAATTCGGAAATTTGCTTTAAGGTAAATTCTTTAGGGAAATTTATATACTTAACATTCCAATAGTGAGTATGGTGCTTTATCAAAATTGAATCTTTATGTTTAACGCTCGCTATTGCCTCTTTTTTTTCAGCATTTATGCTTACATCGTAGATATATTTTGGTTTATTCGAAATCTGACCAATTAGGCGAAAAATTACTTTAGCAATAGCTTCTCCTTTTGTTGGCGGTAGATGGGTAGTTATGGGGGTAAAAGTTATAGACTGTTGGGGGAAAATTGTAGGACTTGTGCTTGTCATAGCTTCCTCCTCATGGTTTGAAAACTAAAATTGCATCCATCTTGATTGATGGCCTGCTATTTTGTTTTTTTGAGTTTAAAAAACAACCTTCGCATCTCCATTCTTTATAATTATTTTAAATTATGCAATATTTTTTTGCCTTAAACAGCTAAGGCTCTTGATATTTAGCTATAATGTTGCAGGAGAATTTATCTAGAATATGAGTGACTGAATTCTTGAAAGTAGGTTTTTACATGACATGCCTATATCTCTTGCCTGGTTCCATTAATTTTTTCACTAGAGCTAGTCTTAACCCACTCTTGGCTATCTGTTGCCGATCCTAAGAGAAAAGCTCGCCTTATCTTAAAGTAAAAATCTTGATTAGAGTTTAGGTAGATTTGTTAATTAGCTGCCT comes from the Neochlamydia sp. AcF84 genome and includes:
- a CDS encoding DNA polymerase III subunit delta', with protein sequence MTSNMREIFDHILGNEHVKDYLVNMVQKQAIGHSLLFAGPEGACKDQFAFSLAKLLMGENSYSRIDKNVHPDVHIYRPEGKMGMHSIASMRQFCEEVYLPPYESPWKIFMLYDAERMLNYSANALLKTFEEPALNSLIILLSSHAHALLPTILSRCRTIRFQSLNKNVASKIKDPSRNQILSLLAEGKMATYTKLSSYASQIAHQIEEVQKGEEKARIAEIQKVSTDQMNAYQKNLVEKETEGAIAMQVNQQAIALLKNILSWYRDLHLLHAGGRLELLENPDFHKQLLQAYQRGEILPLEFVEEKIMNVQKSLERSTSLSYCLERLFLELQLL